Proteins co-encoded in one Capsicum annuum cultivar UCD-10X-F1 chromosome 9, UCD10Xv1.1, whole genome shotgun sequence genomic window:
- the LOC107843201 gene encoding uncharacterized protein LOC107843201 isoform X2 yields the protein MKRKHKGDNIPSQSLAQQDESVQQKNPHEAAEKIPTETSSKKMKTYSRKMPPPSKTSTLPSTSSFPTSSTRANEDRTKADKQMAVTWQKTKEQAQDTAQIQVASPQSEEEEGSTSSTRSSESSFPSSSESSFPTSSSEATSEERQQLAGSDPANGSSAKATSEKGQQLDEQRELTNVRWLVPGMRSIYQRDMALNEKGHPKRSIFEEPRIRTEDLAAVPEVKATFDRYQLGWMGEAPGRYSPEMVREFFASYAASLSSSTPKGQLVKNQPPMDRVQVRGRLVDISERTIQRLLFGTEFKAPTSTAEYNHRVSIVKDRVKMADPVQRSSLLKWVASFIAENREEASWVTSKGTITKASLNFAAKFWWAIVRSRLGSTSGDNRLTPDRAVLVASIMAGYNINIPRYIVEEIRERALQVTTSIPFPCLVYRLCRESGVPVLPEIDHPVEVTRIQDIGLIRDGTNPVAKFRGHPSTSSGSAFMEGLLGGKQVDTSILTEQVGMANFEPQTQTTNADADVTAAITSTPSTTPTSASIPTASPAPSVPRPAATAMVTISEDYLQKVARRQLQTEMTHLMQQQLKPWVKLEIAASESRLRAEKDQSVRELHERMDGFEQRIHDRLQIRQAPNLGKLQDELTQMRADVTPISTSEKMKTYSRKMSSPGTTSSLPSTPSFPTSSTPANEDRTKAENRVVVDDTPISTAENAGEKCTVSPSLADTGNKASDVCEPPDSPVKFANVEDFFAQVSVQIKQAQSLGFSADHSSLIDKKISAMQKFMPSAEMLATAKGDIERLLTMPSIDLLLPENCSALSAALSIYAVAPDLSVERALSVEKLKENLPHFSLTLRRAKKDQEEYYKKAAKKVVLVDELIRDQELYTNLKDGNEKLEYQISKLEATLKVVKKKRDAIQEQKLSLAKKCSGKSNALDEMESEFPLLKEMKELADSDVARVEESLRDFKSKIIK from the exons ATGAAGAGAAAACATAAAG GGGATAATATTCCATCACAATCTTTGGCGCAGCAAGATGAGTCCGTTCAACAAAAGAACCCGCATGAGGCAGCTGAAAAGATACCTACGGAAACATCAAGCAAG AAGATGAAGACTTACTCGAGGAAAATGCCGCCACCAAGCAAAACTTCGACCTTACCTTCTACATCATCCTTTCCGACAAGTTCTACTCGTGCTAATGAAGACAGGACTAAAGCAGACAAACAGATGGCTGTTACGTGGCAAAAGACAAAAGAACAGGCTCAAGATACAGCGCAGATACAGGTGGCCTCACCCCAATCTGAAGAGGAAGAGGGATCTACCAGCAGTACACGTAGTAGTGAGTCCAGCTTTCCTAGTAGTAGTGAGTCCAGCTTTCCTACAAGTTCTTCTGAGGCTACTTCCGAGGAGAGACAACAGCTAGCTGGTTCTGATCCTGCAAATGGAAGTTCTGCGAAGGCCACCTCTGAGAAGGGACAGCAGCTAGATGAGCAGAGGGAACTAACAAATGTGAGGTGGTTGGTTCCGGGAATGAGGAGTATCTATCAGAGAGATATGGCTCTCAATGAAAAAGGGCACCCCAAAAGAAGCATCTTTGAGGAACCAAGGATCAGGACTGAAGATCTGGCTGCGGTACCAGAAGTTAAAGCCACATTTGACAGATACCAGCTCGGATGGATGGGAGAGGCACCGGGAAGGTATAGCCCGGAGATGGTTCGTGAATTCTTTGCTTCCTATGCGGCATCTTTAAGCAGTTCCACCCCCAAAGGGCAATTGGTGAAAAATCAGCCCCCTATGGATCGAGTGCAGGTACGAGGCCGGCTGGTAGACATATCAGAGCGCACAATCCAGCGCTTGTTATTTGGGACAGAGTTCAAGGCTCCGACCAGCACTGCAGAGTACAACCACCGGGTGAGTATAGTGAAGGACCGAGTTAAAATGGCCGATCCTGTGCAAAGGTCTTCATTGTTAAAGTGGGTGGCATCATTCATTGCTGAAAACAGAGAAGAGGCTAGTTGGGTGACTAGTAAGGGAACAATCACAAAGGCATCGCTGAATTTCGCTGCCAAGTTTTGGTGGGCCATTGTTCGCAGCAGGTTGGGTTCGACTAGTGGTGATAACAGATTGACCCCAGACAGGGCTGTACTGGTTGCTAGCATCATGGCCGGGTATAATATCAACATACCCCGGTACATTGTTGAGGAGATTCGAGAGAGGGCACTGCAGGTTACCACAAGCATACCCTTTCCGTGCCTAGTTTATCGCTTATGCAGAGAGTCTGGCGTGCCGGTCTTACCAGAGATTGATCATCCGGTTGAGGTGACTCGGATTCAGGACATTGGCTTGATTCGAGACGGGACCAACCCAGTCGCCAAATTTAGAGGCCATCCATCGACCTCATCTGGATCTGCATTCATGGAAGGGTTACTAGGAGGTAAGCAGGTTGACACCTCGATTCTGACCGAGCAGGTTGGTATGGCTAATTTTGAGCCGCAGACACAGACCACAAACGCTGACGCTGATGTTACAGCAGCCATCACTTCCACACCATCTACAACACCAACGTCAGCTTCCATTCCCACAGCCTCTCCAGCTCCATCAGTTCCACGTCCAGCTGCCACTGCCATGGTTACTATTTCAGAGGATTATCTGCAAAAGGTAGCGCGGAGGCAATTACAGACTGAGATGACCCATCTGATGCAGCAGCAGCTGAAACCATGGGTCAAATTGGAGATTGCGGCTTCTGAGAGCCGGTTGAGAGCAGAGAAGGATCAGTCTGTGCGGGAGTTGCATGAACGGATGGATGGGTTTGAGCAGCGGATACATGATAGGCTGCAGATTCGACAGGCCCCCAACTTGGGGAAGTTACAGGATGAGCTCACACAGATGCGAGCTGATGTTACACCAATCTCCACTTCTGAAAAA ATGAAGACTTACTCAAGGAAAATGTCGTCACCAGGAACGACTTCTAGCTTACCTTCTACTCCGTCATTTCCTACAAGTTCTACTCCTGCTAATGAAGACAGGACTAAAGCAGAAAACcgagttgttgttgatgatacaCCAATCTCCACTGCAGAAAAT GCAGGTGAAAAATGTACAGTTTCCCCATCATTAGCTGATACCGGAAACAAGGCATCTGATGTATGTGAACCACCTGACAGCCCTGTGAAATTTGCTAATGTAGAAGACTTCTTTGCTCAAGTTAGTGTACAAATTAAACAAGCTCAATCTCTCGGTTTTTCTGCTGATCATTCTTCTCTCATAGACAAAAAGATATCTGCCATGCAAAAGTTTATGCCGTCAGCAGAAATGCTTGCCACAGCGAAAGgcgatattgagagattactaaccATGCCTTCTATAGACTTGCTTCTACCAGAAAATTGTTCAGCGCTTAGTGCAGCACTATCAATATATGCTGTGGCACCGGATTTATCAGTCGAGAGAGCGCTTTCCGTGGAAAAGCTCAAAGAGAACCTTCCACACTTCTCCTTGACCTTGCGTAGAGCTAAGAAGGACCAAGAGGAGTATTATAAGAAAGCTGCCAAGAAAGTGGTCCTCGTTGACGAGCTCATAAGAGATCAGGAACTGTATACAAACCTCAAAGATGGCAACGAAAAACTTGAATACCAAATTAGCAAGCTGGAGGCAACCTTGAAGgttgtaaagaaaaaaagagacgCAATACAGGAGCAGAAGTTGAGTTTGGCAAAGAAGTGTTCTGGAAAGTCTAATGCTCTTGACGAAATGGAATCTGAGTTTCCTCTCCTGAAGGAGATGAAGGAGTTAGCTGATTCGGATGTAGCTCGAGTGGAAGAAAGCTTGAGAGATTTCAAGAGTAAGATAATCAAGTGA
- the LOC107843201 gene encoding uncharacterized protein LOC107843201 isoform X1, whose amino-acid sequence MKRKHKGDNIPSQSLAQQDESVQQKNPHEAAEKIPTETSSKKMKTYSRKMPPPSKTSTLPSTSSFPTSSTRANEDRTKADKQMAVTWQKTKEQAQDTAQIQVASPQSEEEEGSTSSTRSSESSFPSSSESSFPTSSSEATSEERQQLAGSDPANGSSAKATSEKGQQLDEQRELTNVRWLVPGMRSIYQRDMALNEKGHPKRSIFEEPRIRTEDLAAVPEVKATFDRYQLGWMGEAPGRYSPEMVREFFASYAASLSSSTPKGQLVKNQPPMDRVQVRGRLVDISERTIQRLLFGTEFKAPTSTAEYNHRVSIVKDRVKMADPVQRSSLLKWVASFIAENREEASWVTSKGTITKASLNFAAKFWWAIVRSRLGSTSGDNRLTPDRAVLVASIMAGYNINIPRYIVEEIRERALQVTTSIPFPCLVYRLCRESGVPVLPEIDHPVEVTRIQDIGLIRDGTNPVAKFRGHPSTSSGSAFMEGLLGGKQVDTSILTEQVGMANFEPQTQTTNADADVTAAITSTPSTTPTSASIPTASPAPSVPRPAATAMVTISEDYLQKVARRQLQTEMTHLMQQQLKPWVKLEIAASESRLRAEKDQSVRELHERMDGFEQRIHDRLQIRQAPNLGKLQDELTQMRADVTPISTSEKKMKTYSRKMSSPGTTSSLPSTPSFPTSSTPANEDRTKAENRVVVDDTPISTAENAGEKCTVSPSLADTGNKASDVCEPPDSPVKFANVEDFFAQVSVQIKQAQSLGFSADHSSLIDKKISAMQKFMPSAEMLATAKGDIERLLTMPSIDLLLPENCSALSAALSIYAVAPDLSVERALSVEKLKENLPHFSLTLRRAKKDQEEYYKKAAKKVVLVDELIRDQELYTNLKDGNEKLEYQISKLEATLKVVKKKRDAIQEQKLSLAKKCSGKSNALDEMESEFPLLKEMKELADSDVARVEESLRDFKSKIIK is encoded by the exons ATGAAGAGAAAACATAAAG GGGATAATATTCCATCACAATCTTTGGCGCAGCAAGATGAGTCCGTTCAACAAAAGAACCCGCATGAGGCAGCTGAAAAGATACCTACGGAAACATCAAGCAAG AAGATGAAGACTTACTCGAGGAAAATGCCGCCACCAAGCAAAACTTCGACCTTACCTTCTACATCATCCTTTCCGACAAGTTCTACTCGTGCTAATGAAGACAGGACTAAAGCAGACAAACAGATGGCTGTTACGTGGCAAAAGACAAAAGAACAGGCTCAAGATACAGCGCAGATACAGGTGGCCTCACCCCAATCTGAAGAGGAAGAGGGATCTACCAGCAGTACACGTAGTAGTGAGTCCAGCTTTCCTAGTAGTAGTGAGTCCAGCTTTCCTACAAGTTCTTCTGAGGCTACTTCCGAGGAGAGACAACAGCTAGCTGGTTCTGATCCTGCAAATGGAAGTTCTGCGAAGGCCACCTCTGAGAAGGGACAGCAGCTAGATGAGCAGAGGGAACTAACAAATGTGAGGTGGTTGGTTCCGGGAATGAGGAGTATCTATCAGAGAGATATGGCTCTCAATGAAAAAGGGCACCCCAAAAGAAGCATCTTTGAGGAACCAAGGATCAGGACTGAAGATCTGGCTGCGGTACCAGAAGTTAAAGCCACATTTGACAGATACCAGCTCGGATGGATGGGAGAGGCACCGGGAAGGTATAGCCCGGAGATGGTTCGTGAATTCTTTGCTTCCTATGCGGCATCTTTAAGCAGTTCCACCCCCAAAGGGCAATTGGTGAAAAATCAGCCCCCTATGGATCGAGTGCAGGTACGAGGCCGGCTGGTAGACATATCAGAGCGCACAATCCAGCGCTTGTTATTTGGGACAGAGTTCAAGGCTCCGACCAGCACTGCAGAGTACAACCACCGGGTGAGTATAGTGAAGGACCGAGTTAAAATGGCCGATCCTGTGCAAAGGTCTTCATTGTTAAAGTGGGTGGCATCATTCATTGCTGAAAACAGAGAAGAGGCTAGTTGGGTGACTAGTAAGGGAACAATCACAAAGGCATCGCTGAATTTCGCTGCCAAGTTTTGGTGGGCCATTGTTCGCAGCAGGTTGGGTTCGACTAGTGGTGATAACAGATTGACCCCAGACAGGGCTGTACTGGTTGCTAGCATCATGGCCGGGTATAATATCAACATACCCCGGTACATTGTTGAGGAGATTCGAGAGAGGGCACTGCAGGTTACCACAAGCATACCCTTTCCGTGCCTAGTTTATCGCTTATGCAGAGAGTCTGGCGTGCCGGTCTTACCAGAGATTGATCATCCGGTTGAGGTGACTCGGATTCAGGACATTGGCTTGATTCGAGACGGGACCAACCCAGTCGCCAAATTTAGAGGCCATCCATCGACCTCATCTGGATCTGCATTCATGGAAGGGTTACTAGGAGGTAAGCAGGTTGACACCTCGATTCTGACCGAGCAGGTTGGTATGGCTAATTTTGAGCCGCAGACACAGACCACAAACGCTGACGCTGATGTTACAGCAGCCATCACTTCCACACCATCTACAACACCAACGTCAGCTTCCATTCCCACAGCCTCTCCAGCTCCATCAGTTCCACGTCCAGCTGCCACTGCCATGGTTACTATTTCAGAGGATTATCTGCAAAAGGTAGCGCGGAGGCAATTACAGACTGAGATGACCCATCTGATGCAGCAGCAGCTGAAACCATGGGTCAAATTGGAGATTGCGGCTTCTGAGAGCCGGTTGAGAGCAGAGAAGGATCAGTCTGTGCGGGAGTTGCATGAACGGATGGATGGGTTTGAGCAGCGGATACATGATAGGCTGCAGATTCGACAGGCCCCCAACTTGGGGAAGTTACAGGATGAGCTCACACAGATGCGAGCTGATGTTACACCAATCTCCACTTCTGAAAAA AAGATGAAGACTTACTCAAGGAAAATGTCGTCACCAGGAACGACTTCTAGCTTACCTTCTACTCCGTCATTTCCTACAAGTTCTACTCCTGCTAATGAAGACAGGACTAAAGCAGAAAACcgagttgttgttgatgatacaCCAATCTCCACTGCAGAAAAT GCAGGTGAAAAATGTACAGTTTCCCCATCATTAGCTGATACCGGAAACAAGGCATCTGATGTATGTGAACCACCTGACAGCCCTGTGAAATTTGCTAATGTAGAAGACTTCTTTGCTCAAGTTAGTGTACAAATTAAACAAGCTCAATCTCTCGGTTTTTCTGCTGATCATTCTTCTCTCATAGACAAAAAGATATCTGCCATGCAAAAGTTTATGCCGTCAGCAGAAATGCTTGCCACAGCGAAAGgcgatattgagagattactaaccATGCCTTCTATAGACTTGCTTCTACCAGAAAATTGTTCAGCGCTTAGTGCAGCACTATCAATATATGCTGTGGCACCGGATTTATCAGTCGAGAGAGCGCTTTCCGTGGAAAAGCTCAAAGAGAACCTTCCACACTTCTCCTTGACCTTGCGTAGAGCTAAGAAGGACCAAGAGGAGTATTATAAGAAAGCTGCCAAGAAAGTGGTCCTCGTTGACGAGCTCATAAGAGATCAGGAACTGTATACAAACCTCAAAGATGGCAACGAAAAACTTGAATACCAAATTAGCAAGCTGGAGGCAACCTTGAAGgttgtaaagaaaaaaagagacgCAATACAGGAGCAGAAGTTGAGTTTGGCAAAGAAGTGTTCTGGAAAGTCTAATGCTCTTGACGAAATGGAATCTGAGTTTCCTCTCCTGAAGGAGATGAAGGAGTTAGCTGATTCGGATGTAGCTCGAGTGGAAGAAAGCTTGAGAGATTTCAAGAGTAAGATAATCAAGTGA